Below is a genomic region from Candidatus Omnitrophota bacterium.
CCCCAAAAGGACAGAACTTAACACAGTGAAAATTGCATTCTTCTGGCTTACATTTTTCCTGGTCTATCCTAGGAAACCAATCTATTTCTCTGCGGGGTAGACCTGTATATGTTGACCTATCGCGTTGCATGGGCGCACACTCCTTTTATTTTAAATTATTTTAAACATTCTATTGCCTCTTTTACTTTATTCATCGCATCCTGAGTAGACATATTCCTTAAATCTAAAGAAATAACCTGTTCATCATAATTTCCACCGGCATCAGCAAAAGCGTCTTTAAACATCTTTCTCTGCATCTTGGGATCACAGGCACCAATCACATATTTTACATCTGGTTTTATATAATCGTGAATAAACCTGTCGCCATCATCAACGCAAAGCTGAGGATGAACGATGGCGTATTCTACATCTAACTCGCCCCGCACATAATTAATCAATTCCCAGAGATTTAAACTGGCAAACCCCGGGCACTGACCGGTGCAGATACACATTAGAAATCTAGGTTTTTTCCCTTGCGTCATTTTATTTCCTCCTTTTTAGAATTTTTGTTTTTTGCCTTTTCTTTCAATTCAGTTAACATCCGCAGTTCTTTTGTCCTCCATTCAAAAACCGGCTTGCATCCTTCCGCGCTTGCTTTGTCTACATTCTTTTTCACCACCTCCCTTAAAAATGCCAAGGCCTGTTTTTCGTCTCCATCAATGATTATTCGTTCCAATCCAATCTGTTCCTTTTGGTTTAAACTTACGATTATCTTTTCTTTCATTATAAATTATTAACAGGAACCGGCGCAGGGACAACTCGGACCGGAATCTCCACTATTCGATTTAGAGGCGGAAAAAGTAGATAAAAGCCTTTTTATCCTTTTGCTTGCACACTTAGAACAAACTACGCTATTTTCATCTTCAGATTTGCGGATTAAAACAACAAATCTCTCTTTGCAGTCCTGGCATTCATATTCATAAAGAGGCATGGACTACCTCCTTTTATCTCTTAGAAATAATTTCTTTTACTTCTTCTACAGTAGGAATCTTGCCAGAAATCTTAACCTCGCCATCCACAATTACCGCGGGCGTAAACATAACACCTTTTTTGGAGAATTCTGCCATATCAGTAACTTTAGAAATTTCGGCTTGAATGCCTAACTGTTTTACCGCTTCTTTTACATTCTTTTCAGTCGCTATACAGCGCGGGCAACCCGGACCAACAATTTCAATTTTCATTTGTACCCCTCCTTTTAAAAAAAACAGTTAACCAAGATTTTATTTTACTAAACGTCATTAATCCTATAAAACTAAATAGAATATAACAGAGTCCTGTATTACCACAATATTGACACATTACATTAAAAGACTTTCATTAAAAAACAAAATTCCCAAAAAACCAGCCTATAAATGTTCCTAACCCCATAATAAGCAAAATGTAAACCATTGCTTTTCTAATCCCAAAGAGTCTTGCAATTGCAAGCATATTAGGCAAGCTCATCCCTGGACCAGTCAACAAAAATGCCAATGCAGGACCACGTCCCATTCCCAATTTCAACATCGTATCAATAAAGGGAGATTCGGTTAATGTCCCAAAATACATCAGTTGGCCGGAGATGGTTGTTAGAAAACTGGCCAGAACCGAATTGCCACCTACCCACTTAGAAACAAATTCCTTAGGTAGCAATTTACCAATTATTCCCACAATAAATACACCTAAAAGAAGAATGGGTACAATCATCCTCATAAACCACCAAGCTTCTTTGAGCCAATTTTTTGTCTCTTCTTTAGTTAAAGTGCTTAAAGCATAGATTAACCAAATTGTGGTTAAGATTGACCAGACTAAAACATTAAGAGCATAATTTCTTCCTCGGGCAATGTAATTAGGCAAAATTATGGAAAGAAAAATCAAAACTAAAAATATGGCATGTTTTTTAGTAATCAGTTTTTGCTTCTGAACAGAAACATCTTGGATGTCTTTTCTTTTCTCTTTCCCAAAAAATCCGGTCATCACCCACCCTACTAAAAACGCCATAAAAAGCGAGGCAATAATCCTTGATGTTGCCATTTTAAAACCTAAGATACTACCGGTAAAGAGTAAAGATAAAACATTAGTAGAAGGTGCAACCCACAGAATAATAAAAGCCGGACCAATTCCTGCGCCTGCGAAATATAGTCCACTTCCCACTGGTAAAACTGTGCAGGAGCAAGAAGCAATAAAGAAACTGAAAACTGTTGCTAAAGAAAAAGATTTTAATTTAGAAGTTTTTTCTCCTAAATAGGATAAAATTGCCTGTTTGTTAAAGAAACTAACCATTCCTCCTGCCAATAAGAAAGCAGGGATAAGACAGGTCAACGTATGATGAAAAATATAATCTTTCAAAGCCAAAATTCCTGAGAAAAACAATTCCACAATCATTTAAGAATTCCTCCTATATAGCCTTGAGAAGCTCCTTATGCTGTTTTATCTCTTTGCGTAAAATTGTTTTTACTTTATCAAGTATTTTGTATATTTCCTTGTTCTTTACACTATGCAAAGAGCGAGTCCCTTCCTCCTTGTAATCCAGAATTCCTGCTTGTCTAAGCGTATTGAGATGTCGGGAAATTATAGATTGGTCTCTTTTCAAAATACGTACTAATTCACAAACACAGAGGCGGTTTTTATCTTTTAAAATCTCAAGGATCTCTACTCGTAGAGGATGCGCAAGTGCTTGTAAATAATTAGCTAACAATTTAGAACCAGATTTATTTATCAATTCTATTATGGGTATTATGGTTTTAGATTATGCTTTACGAATACAATAAGTTTATATGCATTTATTTGCATAATAACAAAAATAAGAAAAATTGTCAAGGGAAAATATCTTCACTGGATAAAGAATAACACAAATTTTCAGCAAATAATACGAAGAGTGGTTTTATTTCTGGGTGGAGAGATATCTAAAAGCACTTAGGCAAGCTTTAGCTCCTTCTCCGGAAGCAATGATGATTTGTTTTTCAGGAATATTAGTAACATCACCAGCTGAAAAAATTCCCGGAATATTTGTTTCGTTTAAACAATTGACCTTTATTTCTCCAAATTGGTTTTTTTCTACATCCAAAGCAAATTCTGAATTAGGAATTAAACCAATTTCTACAAAAACCCCTTCTACTCCCAAAATATCTTCTTTCCCAAGAGACAAATCCTTTATCTTTATTCCCTTAACCATTTTTTCTCCAAGGATTGCCAGCACCTGTCTATTATTTAGAATTTCCACATTATTATATTTCATCAGTTTCTCAAGCATTATTTTGTCTCCGGTAATCTGAGAAGAAATATTTACTAAATAAATCTTCTGGGCAATGCGCGCCATTTGCAGACCCGCATCCAAGGCGGAATTTCCTCCACCGATTACTGCAACTTTTTTTTCCGAAAAAATTAGACCGTCGCAGGTAGCACAGTAAGTTAAACCGCGATTTTTAAACTCCTTTTCTCCGGGAACATTCAGTTCGCGGGAACGTTTACCGGAGGAAATAATTACTGTTTTTGCTTTATATACTCCTTTGTTAGAAACAACCTCAATACCATCATTATCCCTTTTAACTCTAATTACTTCCTCTCCTTCCCTGATTTCTACATTGTATTTCCTTACATGTTCCTCGAACTTCTGCGCCAATTCCGGACCGGTTATAAATTGGTAACCGGTGTAATTTTCTATTTCTCCACTCCAGGCAGACTGCCCACCGATATCTTTAGTAAGCACAATGAAGTTAAGCCTTTTTCTTGCCGCATATACAGAAGCAGTTATTCCCGATGGACCGGCACCAATGATAATCAATTCATACATATCATACATATTATAAACCTAAAACAGATTTTATTTTTTCTTTATCAAAACCAATGATAATTTCCCCGTCTATATCCAAAACGGGAACTCCCATCTGTCCACTCTTTCTGACCATTTCCTCAACTGCTTGGGGATTACGCGAAACATCAATGTCTTCAAAAGAGATGTTGTTTTCTTTTAAAAACTGTTTCGCCCGGATACAAAAAGGACAGGTAGGAGTGGAATAAATCTTTACTGATTTGGCCATAATACTCTCTCCTTTTATTTTATATGTGCTGGTTTTAAATCCACTATTTCTTCTACCTTTATTTCTATAAGATACTTGGGGGAAGGTAGATGCGCCTCAGGATGAGCAGAGTGTCCTTTTTCTCCCTTAATATTTTTTAGTAGACGCCGGACCAATCTGCGGGAGATGAGGTCTTCCCAATTTTTAAGTAATTTCTTATTGGCATTAGTTATCTTAACTATTTCCCCTTTGCCTTTTAAGGAGTAACCTTTGAATTTGTGTTCATCAACAACCGTAACGCTTACATAGGGATTTATCTTTAGGTTCTCGTAAGTTTTTCCGTGATAGAGGTCGAGAAGAAAGATTTTACCTTTTTCTTCAATCTTTATAATTCCTTTACAGGAACTGTGAGGAAATCCTTGGTTATCAACTGTTGATAAGACAACAAATCCTTGATTGGTTAAAAAGTTAATTATTTCCGAAGGAATGGTTTTCAATTTATATTTCTTTTTCCGCCATCCAGCGCCCGTGGAGATTACAATACTCTAAAGCGATAATTTTCCCTTCAGTAATCTTAAGATGTATTCCTACTGCCGGATTTAACTTTTCCGGACTTAAGTGATAACGAGCAATAAAATTGTAATCGTGGTAAATATCAATATAAACAATAAAGTGTTTTGCCTCCATCGGATGTGTGATTTCCCCTACTTTTATATGCGCATCCGCACAGCCAGGACCTAACAAACCGCACTGTTTTTTAATTTCAATTACGGGAATGTGTTTCTTTTCAAGCTCACTTAGATTGTTAGGGTTCTGTGGTTTTTTAATGGCATCGGTTTTTAATTCAAAATCTTCTTTAGGAGCATGACAAACGGGACATTTATCCGGAACATCTTTAAAAGCAATATAGCCACACCGTTTACAAATAAACGTATTCATTTCTCTCTCCTTTTAGCTTTTGTTGGTGAAATTTTCTGTTACTTCTTGGGTTTCATTGCCTCACCACAGCAAATGACATCGCAAGCATCACAACTGCAAGGATTATCTACCGTAATTACCAACCCACAAAGTTCACACACATATTGAACCTTTTTTTTAGAACCAACGGTTTTCTTTACCCCGCATTTCTTTGCCATCTTCTCCTCCTTTCTTTTAAATTTTTTCAAACATATCTTTGCCTACTCCGCATTCAGGACAAACCCAGTCTTTGGGTAATTCAGAAAAGGCGGTTCCCGGAGAGACTCCATTCTCAGAGTCTCCTTTTTCTGGTTCGTATATATAACCACATACGGTGCATTTGTATTTATCCATTTATGCTCCTTTCTTTATTCTGTGTAGTCTCAGATAATGGGACCTTTCTTCTTCAATTATTTTATCTATGGCACGCTTTTGATATTCAGGAACTAAATTCTTTGCTTCAAGATAATACAGAATTGAGTCTAATTCTATGCCGATAGCAAACTCTATTGCTTCCTTTGCGGTTTTTATTCTTTTTGCCATAAGTGAACCTTTTTTATCTTTCGTAAAAATATGTTCATCCGCATAAGCTTTTAAATAAGCAAAGTACTCTCCAGGGTAACTCTCAGGAGGTTGGTAATTTTCTATTTGCGAAAGCATTTCTTTAAAGATACTACGGTGTTTTGTTTCTTCATCAGCAAGAAAATTGAATAAACTTTTGAGCTCTTTTTGTTTAATTTTTTGGGAAAC
It encodes:
- a CDS encoding zinc ribbon domain-containing protein; amino-acid sequence: MPLYEYECQDCKERFVVLIRKSEDENSVVCSKCASKRIKRLLSTFSASKSNSGDSGPSCPCAGSC
- a CDS encoding FAD-dependent oxidoreductase; translation: MYELIIIGAGPSGITASVYAARKRLNFIVLTKDIGGQSAWSGEIENYTGYQFITGPELAQKFEEHVRKYNVEIREGEEVIRVKRDNDGIEVVSNKGVYKAKTVIISSGKRSRELNVPGEKEFKNRGLTYCATCDGLIFSEKKVAVIGGGNSALDAGLQMARIAQKIYLVNISSQITGDKIMLEKLMKYNNVEILNNRQVLAILGEKMVKGIKIKDLSLGKEDILGVEGVFVEIGLIPNSEFALDVEKNQFGEIKVNCLNETNIPGIFSAGDVTNIPEKQIIIASGEGAKACLSAFRYLSTQK
- a CDS encoding ferritin family protein, whose protein sequence is MANIFGASEVFEFAIRIEENGETFYREVSQKIKQKELKSLFNFLADEETKHRSIFKEMLSQIENYQPPESYPGEYFAYLKAYADEHIFTKDKKGSLMAKRIKTAKEAIEFAIGIELDSILYYLEAKNLVPEYQKRAIDKIIEEERSHYLRLHRIKKGA
- a CDS encoding permease encodes the protein MIVELFFSGILALKDYIFHHTLTCLIPAFLLAGGMVSFFNKQAILSYLGEKTSKLKSFSLATVFSFFIASCSCTVLPVGSGLYFAGAGIGPAFIILWVAPSTNVLSLLFTGSILGFKMATSRIIASLFMAFLVGWVMTGFFGKEKRKDIQDVSVQKQKLITKKHAIFLVLIFLSIILPNYIARGRNYALNVLVWSILTTIWLIYALSTLTKEETKNWLKEAWWFMRMIVPILLLGVFIVGIIGKLLPKEFVSKWVGGNSVLASFLTTISGQLMYFGTLTESPFIDTMLKLGMGRGPALAFLLTGPGMSLPNMLAIARLFGIRKAMVYILLIMGLGTFIGWFFGNFVF
- a CDS encoding metalloregulator ArsR/SmtB family transcription factor, which gives rise to MINKSGSKLLANYLQALAHPLRVEILEILKDKNRLCVCELVRILKRDQSIISRHLNTLRQAGILDYKEEGTRSLHSVKNKEIYKILDKVKTILRKEIKQHKELLKAI
- a CDS encoding glutaredoxin family protein produces the protein MAKSVKIYSTPTCPFCIRAKQFLKENNISFEDIDVSRNPQAVEEMVRKSGQMGVPVLDIDGEIIIGFDKEKIKSVLGL
- a CDS encoding pyridoxamine 5'-phosphate oxidase family protein, encoding MKTIPSEIINFLTNQGFVVLSTVDNQGFPHSSCKGIIKIEEKGKIFLLDLYHGKTYENLKINPYVSVTVVDEHKFKGYSLKGKGEIVKITNANKKLLKNWEDLISRRLVRRLLKNIKGEKGHSAHPEAHLPSPKYLIEIKVEEIVDLKPAHIK
- a CDS encoding desulfoferrodoxin, with product MNTFICKRCGYIAFKDVPDKCPVCHAPKEDFELKTDAIKKPQNPNNLSELEKKHIPVIEIKKQCGLLGPGCADAHIKVGEITHPMEAKHFIVYIDIYHDYNFIARYHLSPEKLNPAVGIHLKITEGKIIALEYCNLHGRWMAEKEI
- a CDS encoding thioredoxin family protein produces the protein MKIEIVGPGCPRCIATEKNVKEAVKQLGIQAEISKVTDMAEFSKKGVMFTPAVIVDGEVKISGKIPTVEEVKEIISKR
- a CDS encoding rubredoxin, which gives rise to MDKYKCTVCGYIYEPEKGDSENGVSPGTAFSELPKDWVCPECGVGKDMFEKI